The Streptomyces sp. NL15-2K genome contains a region encoding:
- a CDS encoding ATP-binding protein — MLTETTVPADEPGRGATPLASEVGALTDVQSELPPLVGQFASSPRGARLARRLAVRHMEEWGYPPASDASCTVALVVAELAANAVRHGRMPGRDFGLRLALDTAAGLVRVEVADAASAKQPPEAPPSSAPEGESGRGLLLVDALAVRWGSVPRHPLGKTVWAECAMEAP, encoded by the coding sequence GTGCTGACAGAAACGACCGTCCCGGCGGACGAACCGGGGCGTGGTGCCACGCCCCTCGCGTCGGAGGTGGGTGCCCTCACCGACGTACAGAGCGAACTGCCGCCTCTTGTCGGGCAGTTCGCCTCCTCTCCGCGGGGTGCGCGGCTGGCCCGGCGGCTCGCCGTACGGCACATGGAGGAGTGGGGGTATCCACCGGCGTCGGACGCGTCGTGCACGGTCGCCCTCGTCGTCGCCGAGCTCGCCGCGAACGCCGTGCGGCACGGCCGGATGCCCGGACGTGACTTCGGCCTCCGACTCGCTCTCGACACGGCGGCGGGCCTGGTTCGCGTCGAGGTCGCGGACGCGGCCTCCGCGAAACAGCCTCCCGAAGCCCCGCCTTCGTCGGCTCCTGAGGGCGAGTCGGGCCGAGGGCTGCTCCTGGTGGATGCCCTGGCCGTGCGCTGGGGTTCGGTGCCGCGTCACCCGCTGGGCAAAACGGTGTGGGCGGAGTGCGCCATGGAAGCGCCTTGA